TGCGCCAGCTGCTGACCGCGTCGTTCACCGCCACCGGCGACGCGGCGTTCGCGCTGCACCCCGAGACCGGCGACGTCTACCTGCGGCTCCTGCGCTCGCTCTACCACCTCGAGTACGAGGAGTTCGAGGATCTGGTCCAGACCATCGCGACCGTCGCCGACGACTGGGACGATCGCCTGGCCAAGGCGCTGGCGTAGCGCCGCGCTCGTGCGGGCGATCCTCGACGACGCCGCCGCGACCGAGGCCTGCGGCGCGGCCCTGGGCGCGGTCGCCGTCGGCGGCGACGTGATCGCGCTGGTCGGCGATCTCGGCGCCGGCAAGACCACGCTGGTGCGCGGCGTCGCCCGCGGCGCCGGCGCGATCGCCGAGGACGTCGCCAGCCCGACCTTCGCGCTGGTCCACGAGTACCCCGGGCGGCTCGCGCTGGCCCACCTCGATCTGTACCGGCTCGAGCGCGCGCGCGACCTCGACGAGATCGGCTTCGACGACGCGCTCGATCGCCCGGACGCGATCGCGCTGATCGAGTGGGCCGATCGGTTCGAGGACCGGCTGCCGGCCGATCACCTCCGGATCGAGCTGACCCACGCCGACGCCGCGCGGATCCTGACCGCGACCGCCACCGGCCCGCGCAGCGCGGCGCGCCTGGCGGCCTGGCAGGCGGCCTGGGTCGACGCCCGCTAGCGGCGACGGCGCCGGCTGCCGGTCAGCGCATCGCCTGCTGCATCCGCTCGCTCATCTTCTGCTTGAGCGCCGGCGGCGTCAGCTGCTCGCACGCGTTGAACCCGTCCATCGTGCCGGCCGAGGCCCGCAGGCAGGCCTTGAGCGCGTCGGGCCAGCCGTCCTGCTCGCACGACGGCTCGATCACGCCGGCCACCTTGTCGAGCATCTGCTGGATCTGCGGATCGGGCGCGCCCATCGACGACGCGATCGCGCTGCGGACCTTGCCGGCGATCGCCTTGCAGTCGCCGCCGCTGGTCTTGACGTGGGGGTAGAGCTTGGGCGCGCACTGGGCCGCGCTCCACTGATCGCGGGTCTCGACGAGGCACGCGCCCTCGTCCTTGGTCACGTGGACCTGCTCGCACAGCGCCACGAACTTCGCGATCGTCGGCGCCCGGGCCTCGACGGCCGCGTAGTTGCCCAGCTCGATCGACGCGGCGTGGGCGCCGACGACCTGGCAGTCGGCGCCCGGCGGGCGGACGCACAGATCCGACAGGCACATCAGGCCCTCGGCGCACGTGCGATCGGCCCGGCACGCGCCGCGCTCCTCGCCGGCGGCGGCCGTCGTCGGCCCGCTGGTGGAGGTGCGCCCGCACCCGATCGCCCCGACCACGAACGCGCCCACGGCCATCCAGCTGACGAGCTTCATGACACCAGCATACGCACGGACCCGGCGCGCGATCCGACGCCGCGCGTCGAAATCCCGAGCCAAGCCCAGGCCCGCAGCCGGTGTCGCGCGGCGCTGGCGTCACGGCGCTGGCGTCACGGCGCCGGCGTGATCGTCTCGACCAGATCGACCTCGTCGGACTTGCCGCAGTCCATGTCGCCCTCGCACGACGCCGCGAGCACGTTGGCCTTGCGGGTGGTGACAGTGACCCGCTGGCCGATCAGCGCGGTGGCGTCGTGCGGGCCGCCCTCGCACAGGTCGAAGTCGCCCTCGAGCGACTGCTCGCCGGCGGCGTCCTCGAGCACGACGTAGCAGGCGCGGTCACCGTTCTCGAGCGCCTTGAGCACGCCGGTCGGGCCGGCGGCGGCCGCGCTCGAGGCCGGGCTCGGCGCCGCGGGGCCCGCGGCCTTGCCCCCGCAGGCGGCGAGGAGCGCGCACGAGACCATGGAGACCAGCCGGAGCGACATGAGCATCCGCCGATGGTGCCACGGCGGCACCGTCGGGGGCCAGCCACGGCGTCGGGCGCCAGCGCTCGCATCGCCCAGGGCGAGGGTGCAAGATGCGCCATGCTCCGTGGGCACGTGATGCTCTGCGCGTGGCTGGCGACCGCGGCCGGCGTGCGCGGGGCGGTCGCCGAGCCGCGCGCGGTGACCCGGGCCGCGGCGCTGGCCGCCGTCGACGACGCGCCCGCGCAGGCGATCGCGCGCGCGCGGCCGGGCCGCGGGGGGCGGCTGGGCGCCGCGGGGGGGTGATCGCCGGGGTCACCGTGCCGCTGCCGGTGTTCGGGCCGGGGCCGGCCGCGCGCCGCAGCGCCCGCGCCGCCGCCGCCGCCACCCGCGCGCTCGCGCTGGTCGGGCGGCTCGAGCTGCGCGAACAGATCGAGGTGGCCTGGCTCGATCTGGCCCGCGCCCAGGAGCTGGCCGCGCTCGCGGACGACGCGATCGCGCGGGCGCGCGAGCTCGAGCAGGTGGCCCAGGCGCGGCTCGACGCGGGCGACACCGCGGCGGTCGACGTCCAGGCCGCGCTGGCCGCGCGGCTCCGGGCCGAGGTCGACGGCGCGGCGGTCGCGGCCGACGTCGTGGTCGCCGGCGCGACGCTGGCGACGCTGGTCGGGTGGGACGCCGACGACGGGCTGGTCGCCGAGGGTGGCCTGCCGGCGCCGACGCTGCCGCCGACCGTGGCCGCGCTCCGAGCCCAGCTGGGGCAGCACCCCGAGGCCCGCGCCGCCGCCGCGGCGCGCGACGCCACCGCGGCCAGCGCGGCCCTGATCGCGCGCGAGCGCTGGCCGGCGCTCGCGGTCGATCTCGAGGTCGACGCCCTCGACCGCCGGGGCGATCCCGACGACGTCCGCGCCAGCCTGGTGGTCGAGGTGCCGCTGTTCGGGCGCGCCGGCGCGCGCGCGCGCGCCGCCCGGGCCGAGGTCGCGGTGGCGGTGGCCGAGCTCTCGGCCCGGACCCAGGCGCTGACGGGCGAGCTGATCGCGGCGCAGCGCCGCGCGCGCGCCACCGCCGCCCGCGCGCAGCGGTTCGAGCTCGAGGTGCTGCCGGCCCAGGAGCTCGCGACCGCCCAGGCGCTCGCGGCCTACCGCGCCGGCGCCACTGATCTGATCGCGGCCCTCGTGGCCGGGCGCGAGCTGCTCGCGGTCCGGGCCGAGGTGACCGAGGCCCGGTACCAGGCCGCGGTGGCGCAGGCGGCGCTGGCGCGCGCGCTCGGCGGCGGCCCGTGATGCGGGCGCGCGCGCTCGTGGCGGTGGCGCTGGTCGCCGGCTGCGGCCGCAAGCCGCCGGCGACCGAGGACGACGAGCCACCGCCACCGGTGGCGGTGACCTGCGCCGCGGCCGAGACGCGCGCGGTGACCGACGCGCTGGTGGTGCGCGGGCTGGTGGCGCCGCCACCCGCGGCCGACGCGGTGCTGTCGTCGTTGATCGCCGGGCGGGTCACCGCGCTCGCGGTCGATGTCGGCGACGTGGTGGTGGCGAACCAGATCGTCGCCCGGGTCGAGGATCCGGCGCTCAGCGCCGGCACCCGCGAGGCCGCGGCCGCGATCGCCGAGGCCGAGGCCGAGGTCGCCGGGGCCGCCGCCGCCCGCGCCCGCCTCGAGCAGCTGGTCAGCAAGGGCATCGGCGCGCGCCGCGATCTCGACGACGCGATCGCGCGTGACGCCACCGCCCGGGCCGCGCTGACCGGCGCCCGAGCTCGATCGAGCGCGGCCACCGGCCAGGCCGCGCGGGCCGTGCTCCGGGCCCCGCGCGCCGGCACGGTGCTGCGGGTGTTCCGCCGCAGCGGCGAGGCCGTCGACGGCACGCCGGCCACGCCGATCGTCGAGATCGCCGACGTCGCGACGCTCGAGCTGCGCGCCGAGATCAGCGCGCCCGACCTGGTGCGGCTCGCGCTCGGCCAGGCCGCGACCGTGACGCTCGACGCGCTGCCGGATCAGCCGCTCGCGGCGGTGATCGCGATGGTCGCGCCGGCGATCGATCCGGCCACCGGGCTGGGCGAGGTGCGCCTGACGCTGGCGGCGCCGCCGGCCGGGACCCGGCTGATCGTCGGCCTGACCGGCACCGCGACGGTGGCCCTGGGCGCGCACGACGGCCTGGTCGTGCCGCTCGCGGCCTTGCGCCGCGGCGCCAGCGGCGGCGACGAGCTGGTCGTGTGCGCGGGCGAACCGCTCGCGGCGGTGGTCACGGAGGTCACCGTCGGCGTCCGCCAGGGCGGCGTCGCCGAGATCACCGCCGGGCTCGCCGTCGGCGACCGGGTCGTGGTCGATCACGCGCTCGGCCTCGACGACGGCCAGCCGCTGATCGCGGCGCGGCGGCGCCCACGCCCGCGCCCGCGGGCGGCGAGCCCGATGATCGGCCGCCGCTGGGTCGCCTGGCTCGAGCGGCGCGCCAGCCTGGTGTGGTTGGTCGCGCTCGGCTGCGCCGCCCTCGGCGCCGCGGCGATGCTGACCTTGCCGAGCGGCATCTACCCCGAGATGGAGTTCCCGCGCGTGGTCGTGGTCGCGCGGATCGGCCAGGTGCCGCCGGCGCTGGTCGAGACCTCGGTGACCCGCCCCATCGAGGAGGCGGTCGCGGTGGTGCCGGGCGTGCGCTACGTCCGCGCCCGATCGATCCGCGGCGCGGCCGAGCTGTCGCTGCAGCTGGTCGACGGCGCCGATCCGCGCCAGGCCGAGCAGGCGGTGCGCGCGGCGATCGACGGCCTCGATCTGCCGCCGGGCACCCAGGTCCACGTCGAGCGGGTGCTGCCGACCTCGGTGCCGGTGATCACGTTCAACGTCGCCGGCGCCGTCGACGTGCGCGCGCTGCGCGACGCCGCCGAGCGCGTGCTGCGGCCGGCGCTGGTCCGGGTCCCGGGCGTCGGCGGCGTCGAGGTCCAGGGCGGCCGCGTGCGCGAGATCGAGGTCATCTTGCGGCCGGCCGATCTGGCCGCGCACCAGCTCACGCCGTCGATCGTCGCCGAGCGCCTCGCGGCCCAGGACCTGCTGATCGGCGTCGGCCGGGTCGTCGACGAGCACCAGACCCTGCCGGTCGTCGTCGACGCCCAGCCGGTCGACCTCGCGGCGATCGCGGCGCTGCCGGTGGCGCCGGGGCCGACCGGCCCGCTGCCGCTGTCGGCCGTGGCCGACGTGGTCGAGGGCTCGACCGACCCCGACGTGATCGTGACGGGGCCCGCCGGCGACACCGTCGTCGTGACGGTCGCGCGCCTGCCCGGCGCCAGCACGCCGGCCGTGGTCGCGGGCGCGCGCCGCGCGGTGGCGGCGCTCGTGACCAGCGGCGCGCTGCCCGCGGCCATCGAGGTCGAGCCGGTCTACGACCAGGCGGCGCTGGTCGACGAGTCGATCGCGAGCGTGCGCGACGCGATCCTGATCGGCGTGGCGCTGGCGCTGGTGGTGATCGGCCTGTTCCTGCGCGACCTGCGCGCCGGGCTGGTCGCGGCGGTGCCGGTGCCGCTGTCGCTCCTGGCCACGTTCGCGACCATGCGCGCGGCCGGGTTCTCGCTGAACCTGATGTCGCTGGGCGGCCTCGCGGTCGCGATCGGCCTGGTCGTCGACGACGCGATCGTCGTGACCGAGGGCATCGTGCGCCGGCTCGAGGACGGCAGCACCCGCGCCGCCGCGGCCCGCGACGGGCTCGGCGATCTGTTCGCGGCGGTCGTCGGCACGACGCTCACGACCGTGGTCGTGTTCGCGCCGCTGGCGCTCTTGTCGGGCGTGACCGGCAGCTTCCTCGGCGCGCTGGCCGGGACCCTGGCCGCGGCGGTGCTGTGGTCGCTGATCTACGCGGTCACGATCACGCCGCTGCTGGCGCGGGTGGTGCTGCGCGCGCGCCCGGCCGCGGCGCCGCGGCGGCGCCTGACCCGCGCGATCGCCGGCGTCGTGCGCTGGACCGTCGGCCACGCCGTGGTCGCGGTCGCGGCGACGCTGGCGATCGTCGTCGTCGGGGCGCTGGCGCTGCGCGCGGTCAAGACCGGGTTCCTGCCGCCGATGGACGAGGGCGCGTTCGTGCTCGACTTCTTCACGCCGCCCGGCACGTCGCTCGAGGAGACCGACCGGGTCGCGCGCCGGATCGATCGGATCCTGGCGAGCACGCCCGAGGTCGTGACCTTCACGCGCCGCACCGGCGCCGAGATGGGCCCCGCCACCGCGACCCAGCAGAACACGGGCGACGTCATGGTCCGGCTGGTCGCGCCCGATCGGCGCGGCGCGATCGACGACGTGATCGATCGGGTCCGCGCGCGGATCGCGGCCGAGGTGCCGGAGGTGCGGTCAGTTCGCCAGGTGCCCAGGACGTGCTCGCGGATCGGCCGGCAACCCGGCGCCGATCGAGATCCGCCTGCTCGGCGACGATCCGCGCCAGCTGGCCGAGGTCGCGGCCGCGGTCGGGCCGAGCTCGCGGCGCTGCCCGAGCTGGTCGACTTCTTCGACGGCCGCGAGGGCGACGTGCCGATCGTGCGCCTGGCGGTCGATCGGCTGCGCACCGCCGCGCTCGGCCTCGACGTCGCCGCCCTCGCCGACGACCTGACGATCGCGTCGACCGGGCGCGTGGTCGCGCAGCTGCCGGCGCCGAGCCGCCCGCTCGACGTGCGCGTCCGCTTCGCCGATCGCACGCGCCTGAGCGCCGACGCGATGCTCGCGGCGCCGATGGCCTGGGCGCCGCGCGGGGTCGCGGTCGGCGCGGTCGTCGACGCCACCCGGCCCCCCGCGCCGTCGGAGCTCCGACGCGAGGGCCTGCGCCCGGCGGTGGTGATGACCGCCGCGGTCGCCGACGGCGACCTGGGCGCGGCCGAGCGCGCGGTGGCCCGGACGCTCGCGGCCGCCGGGCTCCCGCGCGGGGTCCAGGTCGAGGTCGGCGGTCAGGCCGCGTCGGCCGCCGCCGCCCAGCGCGAGCTGCTGCGGATCGCGCTGATCGGCGCGGTCCTGGTGCTGATCGTGCTGGTGATCCAGCTGCGCTCGCTGCGGCTGTCGCTGGTGGTGCTGACCGGCGCGCCGCTGGCGGTGGTCGGCGCGCTCGCGACCCTGTGGGCGACCGGCATCGCGCTCGACGTGTCGTCGCTGGCCGGCTGCATCTTGCTGGTCGGGCTCGTGGTCAAGAACGGCATCCTCTTGCTCGAGCACGCCCAGCAGGAGCTCCAGGCCGGGGTCGCGCTCGCCGACGCGCTCGTCGCCGCGGTCGAGCGCCGGCTGCGGCCGGTGGTCATGACCACGCTGGCGACCCTGGCCGGCCTGCTGCCGCTCGCCGCCGGCGTCGGCGCCGGGGCGTCGCTGCAGCGACCGCTGGCGGTGGCGGTGATCGGCGGGCTGCTGGTCTCGCCGGCCATCGCGGGCCTGGCCGCGCTGACCCGCGTCGGGCCCCGCGCGCTCGACGCGTGAGCCGCGCCGCCGCGCCGCCCCGGGCGCGGTCAGGCGTAGCGGACGGCGTAGATCGGCGGCAGGTGGTGCGCCACGGCGTGCCAGCGGTCGCCCTGATCGTCGGTGACCCACAGGTTGCCGGTGCTCGAGCCGAACGCGAGCTGATCGCCGTCGTCGGCGATCGCCAGCGCGTGCCGGAACACCAGGTCGTAGGCGTGGGCCTGGGGCAGGCCCTCGCGCAGCGCCGTGAAGCTGCGGCCGCCGTCGCGGGTGCGGTTGACCAGCACCCGCCCGTCGATGAGCGTGCGCTTCTGATCGGAGTGCGCCGGCACGAACCACGCGGTGTCGGGCTCGCGCGGGTGCACGACCACCGGGAAGCCGAAGCTCGACGGCTCGGCCGTGAGCTGGGTCCACGACGCCAGATCGTCGGTCGAGCGCCAGATGCCCATGTGGTGCTGGCACCAGAACACGGTCGGATCGCTCGGCGCCTGCACGACGCAGTGCGGGTCCTGGTTCTCGGGCTCCTCGGCCTGCTCGGGCGGCACGTAGCCGGCCTTCATGCCGCGGGTGTGGGCGGTCCAGGTCGCGCCGGCGTCGCGGGTCCGCCAGACCCCGCCGCTCGACACCGCGATCACGACCGCGCGCGGATCGCGCGGGTCGACGCAGATCGAGTGGATCGCGGCGTGGTCGGCGCCGCCGCCGTTCCACTTCAACCGCGTCGGGTGGTTCCAGAGCGCCTCGACCAGCCGCCAGGTGGCGCCGCGATCGTCGGACCGGAACAGCCCGCCCGGCATCGTGCCGCACCACAGCGCGCCGTCGGCGTCGAGCGCCGGCGCCAGGGCCCACACGCCCTTGGTCGCCCACTCGCGGTCGCGGCCCCACATGTCCTTGTCGACGAAGCCCTCGGGCTTGGGCGGGTAGGCCGGCGTCGCGATCTCGGTGAACGTGGCGCCGCCGTCGTCGGAGCGGTGCAGCTTGACGCCGAAGTGGCCGTGATCGAGGACGACGTACCAGGCGCCGTCGCGACGATCGACCAGCGCCAGGGTGACGTTGTCACCGACGAACAGGGACCGGGTGATCGCGGCGGCGCCGCCGCGGCCCTCGATCACGAACAGGCCCTTGCGGGTCGACACGAGCAGCGGCGTCTCGGACATCGTTCATCCTCCTGATAGGGCCTGCATGACGTAGATCTCGGACGCGGGGCCGACCGCGTCGCTCTGGCCGGCCCGATCGACCAGCTGCTGACCGTCGACGAACACCGCCATGTGCTTGCGCACGGCGCCGTGCTCATCGACCACGTACCCGCGCAGCCGCGGGTTGTCGGCGAACACGCGCTCGAGCACCTCGCGCACCGTCGCGCCCGCGGCGTCGACCGACGGGCACGCCACGTGGCGCGCCAGGTTGGGCGTGAACACGACCGTCGCCATGGCCCGCCAAGCTACCGCGGCGGGTCGCGGGCCGTCCAGACCTGCCACACTCCCGCCATGGCCCGACGCACCAGCTTCGAGATCGCCACCCGCGGCCGCGGCACCCACGAGATCACCCGCGACGTCGCCGCGGCGATCCCAGCCGACGCCGGCGACGCGCTCGCGCTGGTGTTCTGTCACCACACCAGCGCCTCGCTGATCGTGTGCGAGCGCGCCGACCCGACGGTGCGGGCCGATCTCGAGCGGTTCATGGCGGCGGTGGTGCCCGACGGCGATCCGATGTTCGAGCACGCGGACGAGGGCGACGACGACATGCCGGCCCACGTCCGCACGATCCTCACCCAGACCAGCCTGACCGTGCCGATCCACGGCGGGCGGCTCGACCTCGGCACCTGGCAAGGCCTGTACCTGTGGGAGCACCGCGCCGCGCCGCACCGCCGGCGCGTGTCGGTGACGATCGTCGGGTAGCGCCGGGGTTGTCGACGAGGATCGCGCGCGATCGGTGAGAGGACCGTGTGATGCCGCGCGGGCGCGGCCCGCGCATCCTGGGCTCCATGAAGCTCACCGCTGTCCTCGTCGCCCTCCCCGTCGTCCTCACCGCCGCGCCGGCCCTGGCCGGCCCCAAGCACAACCTCAACGTCGCGGTGACCCCGCCGGCCGGCGTGCTGGTCGATCAGTTCGGCCACTACAACGTCCGCGTCACCAACACCGGCAACCGCAACGCCAGCGGCGTCACGCTGACGATCGCGCTGCCCCGCACCCACACCAGCCCGCAGGTGTTCATCATGGGCAACCTGGCCAACGTCGACGGGCGCTGCTCGCTGAGCGCCCAGACGCTGACCTGCGGCCTCGGGCAGATCAACAAGAACGGCGCCTACACCGACGTCGGCTTCGATCTCAAGCTGCCCTACAGCACCGCGGCGCTCGACTTCACGTACACCGCCAACCCGATCAGCGGCGACGCCAACCCGGCCAACAACACGCTGGCGACCACGGTCGCGCCCGGCTTCCCCAGCCAGCCGATCACGACCGACCTGTCGATGCAGCACGATCACTGCACGGGCACCAACCTGACGTCGTTCTTCGAGTGCGCGCTGTTCCCGAGCTCGATCGCCGGCTTCGCGGCCGACTACGCGATCGCCGGCAACGCGATCACGATCCCGGGCGAGCCCGACTTCAGCGGCACCTGGTCGCAGGCCGGCGGCGCCGATCACCTCGAGGTGACGTTCAGCGATCTGTCGGGCCCGGTCGGCTCGATCGACGCGCGCGCGGTCGGCAACGGCTGCTTCGAGGGCCCGATGACCTTCGCGCCGCCCAGCCCCTACGTCGCGATCTATCGCATCTGCCCCTGACCGTCATCACGGCGCCGGGGCGCGCCGCAGCAGCGGCAGGCCCCAGGTGGCGTCGGCGTCGGCGATGAGCTCCGCGGCGGTCGCGGTCAGGGCCCGCAGGTCCCAGCGCAGCACCAGGCCGTCCCAGCCGGCCGACCACAGCGCGCCGGCGGCGAAGCCGACCCACGCGACCCGGGCCTGGTGCCCGCGCAGGTGCGCGACCCGCCGCCCATCGGCCGCCGCCCACACCTCGATCGTGCCGGCGGTCGTGCCGGCCGCGATCCAGCGATCGTCGGGTGACACCGCGATGTCGAGGATGCCGTCGACCGCGCCGGCCAGCGCGGTGACGACCCGGCCGTCGCGGGCGCGGATCGTGGGCGCGCCGTCGCCGGTCACGGCCACGCGCGCGCCGTCCGAGAACGGCGCCAGCGCGATCGCGCCGGGGGCGTCGAACAGCCGCGCGAGCGCGGTGCCGCGGGCCCGCCAGACCTGGCCGTCCCGGGTCAGGAGCCACAGCGTGTTGTGATCGGGCGTGGGCTCGGCGTCGCCGAACATCGCGGTGCGCACGTCGGTGCGGCGCCGGTCGGCCGACCACCAGGTCAGGCCGGCGTCGTAGGGCACGACCGCGACCGCGCCGTCGTCCAGGTACGCGACCCGGTGGGCGCCGTAGCTCGACGGATCGGCGAACACGATCTGACCGTCGGCGGCGTCGATCAGCGCCAGCCCCGGGTGCCCGGCGTGCGCGACCGCGACCTGGCGCCCGTCGCGCGCGATGTCGACGCGCTTGATCACGCCGGGGCCGACCACCGGCTCCGCCCGGAGGTGCCCGAGCCGCGTCGACCACAGCGACACCCGCCCGTCGCCGCGCGCGGCCACGACCAGGCTCCCGTCGGCCGCGATCGCCGCGCCCGCGAGGCCGGCCGGGGCCGTGAACCGGCGCGCGTCGGGCGCCGCCGGGATCCGCCAGCGCCACCAGCTGGTGCCGCCGGTGACCAGCTCGTCGCCGACGACCTCGACCCGGGTGCCGGCGCGCTCGGGCAGCCGCAGGAGCTCGGTGTCGAGGCCGCGCCCCCACACGTGGACGCCGCCGCGCTCGCCGGCGATCGCCACGAGGTCGCCGACCACGCGCAGCCGGCGGACCGGCTCGGGCAGGACCGCGCGCGACGCCGTCACGGTGCCCGTGATCAGGTCGAGCAGCGCGACGTCGCCGTGGATGCCGCCGATCGCGAGGGTGCGCTCGTCGGCGTCGAGCGCGGCCGAGCTGGCCGGCCGCGCCCGATCGAACGGGACGGCGGCCACGGTCGTCGGCGCGCCGCGGGCGGCGATCCGGACCGCGCGCCCGTCGCCGCACACCACGAACACCTCGGCGCGGCCGACCGCGACCGCGTCGATCGTGGCCTTCGCGCACGGGTGCGAGAGCGGCCGCGCCAGGGCCCGGTCTGGCGCCAGCAGGAACAGATCGCGCTGGTTGTAGAGCACCACCCGGGTGGCCGCGCGATCGCGGACCAGCCCGTCGACCAGCGGCGGCACCGGGCCGCGCGCGCGGACCCGGCCGTCGGCGCCGTCGAGGATCGTGACCGCGACCCCGCGCTCGAGCGCGATCACGTAGCGCCCGTCGAGCCCGAGCACGTGGGTCGCCGACGACGGGCGCCGCCAGCGCGGCGCGGCGGCGCCGACGTCCCACAGCGCCAGCTCGTGGTCGCGCTGGCACACGAACGTGGTCGCGCCGTCGGGGATGATCCGGGCGCAGCCCGCCACGTCCTGGCGCGCCAGCGCCTGCGGCCGGCCCTCGGCCCGGGTCGCGGCGAGCACGCCCCGGGCCTCGATCGACTCACCGGCCGCCAGGGCCCGGGCCGCGAACGCCTCGGCCTCGGCCACGTCGCCGGCCACCAGCGCCGCGACCGCGCTGCGATCGAGCGCCCACGCCAGCGCGTCGGTGGTGTCGACCAGCGCGGCGGTGGCGCGGCGCTCGGCCGCGATCGCGCGCCGCTGCTCGCCGGCGATCCGGCTCCACGTCAGCGCCAGCACGACCCCGCCGGCCACGAGCCCCGCGGTCACCGCCGCGACCTGCCAGCGCCAGGCGTGGATCAACCGGCGCGCGAGCTCCGCGGTCGAGTACAGGTGGGCGCCGACGCGCCGCCCGTCGAGGTAGGCCGAGACGTCCGCGGCCAGGCCCGCGGCGTCGGGGTAGCGCTCGGCCGGCGTCCACCCCAGCGCCTTGGTCGCGATCGCGATCAGCTCGGGCGGGCAGCGCTCGGGCCACGCCCGCGCCGGCGCGCTCGGCGCCGCGAGCTGCGCCAGGATCTCGATGCGGCTCGCCGGCATCAGGCACGCGCCGGCCAGGACCTCGCCGAGGATCGCGCCGAGCGACCACACGTCGCTGGCGCAGCTCGACGGCTCGCCGCGGGCGCGCTC
The sequence above is a segment of the Myxococcales bacterium genome. Coding sequences within it:
- the tsaE gene encoding tRNA (adenosine(37)-N6)-threonylcarbamoyltransferase complex ATPase subunit type 1 TsaE yields the protein MRAILDDAAATEACGAALGAVAVGGDVIALVGDLGAGKTTLVRGVARGAGAIAEDVASPTFALVHEYPGRLALAHLDLYRLERARDLDEIGFDDALDRPDAIALIEWADRFEDRLPADHLRIELTHADAARILTATATGPRSAARLAAWQAAWVDAR
- a CDS encoding TolC family protein, which encodes MIAGVTVPLPVFGPGPAARRSARAAAAATRALALVGRLELREQIEVAWLDLARAQELAALADDAIARARELEQVAQARLDAGDTAAVDVQAALAARLRAEVDGAAVAADVVVAGATLATLVGWDADDGLVAEGGLPAPTLPPTVAALRAQLGQHPEARAAAAARDATAASAALIARERWPALAVDLEVDALDRRGDPDDVRASLVVEVPLFGRAGARARAARAEVAVAVAELSARTQALTGELIAAQRRARATAARAQRFELEVLPAQELATAQALAAYRAGATDLIAALVAGRELLAVRAEVTEARYQAAVAQAALARALGGGP
- a CDS encoding efflux RND transporter periplasmic adaptor subunit, with product MMRARALVAVALVAGCGRKPPATEDDEPPPPVAVTCAAAETRAVTDALVVRGLVAPPPAADAVLSSLIAGRVTALAVDVGDVVVANQIVARVEDPALSAGTREAAAAIAEAEAEVAGAAAARARLEQLVSKGIGARRDLDDAIARDATARAALTGARARSSAATGQAARAVLRAPRAGTVLRVFRRSGEAVDGTPATPIVEIADVATLELRAEISAPDLVRLALGQAATVTLDALPDQPLAAVIAMVAPAIDPATGLGEVRLTLAAPPAGTRLIVGLTGTATVALGAHDGLVVPLAALRRGASGGDELVVCAGEPLAAVVTEVTVGVRQGGVAEITAGLAVGDRVVVDHALGLDDGQPLIAARRRPRPRPRAASPMIGRRWVAWLERRASLVWLVALGCAALGAAAMLTLPSGIYPEMEFPRVVVVARIGQVPPALVETSVTRPIEEAVAVVPGVRYVRARSIRGAAELSLQLVDGADPRQAEQAVRAAIDGLDLPPGTQVHVERVLPTSVPVITFNVAGAVDVRALRDAAERVLRPALVRVPGVGGVEVQGGRVREIEVILRPADLAAHQLTPSIVAERLAAQDLLIGVGRVVDEHQTLPVVVDAQPVDLAAIAALPVAPGPTGPLPLSAVADVVEGSTDPDVIVTGPAGDTVVVTVARLPGASTPAVVAGARRAVAALVTSGALPAAIEVEPVYDQAALVDESIASVRDAILIGVALALVVIGLFLRDLRAGLVAAVPVPLSLLATFATMRAAGFSLNLMSLGGLAVAIGLVVDDAIVVTEGIVRRLEDGSTRAAAARDGLGDLFAAVVGTTLTTVVVFAPLALLSGVTGSFLGALAGTLAAAVLWSLIYAVTITPLLARVVLRARPAAAPRRRLTRAIAGVVRWTVGHAVVAVAATLAIVVVGALALRAVKTGFLPPMDEGAFVLDFFTPPGTSLEETDRVARRIDRILASTPEVVTFTRRTGAEMGPATATQQNTGDVMVRLVAPDRRGAIDDVIDRVRARIAAEVPEVRSVRQVPRTCSRIGRQPGADRDPPARRRSAPAGRGRGRGRAELAALPELVDFFDGREGDVPIVRLAVDRLRTAALGLDVAALADDLTIASTGRVVAQLPAPSRPLDVRVRFADRTRLSADAMLAAPMAWAPRGVAVGAVVDATRPPAPSELRREGLRPAVVMTAAVADGDLGAAERAVARTLAAAGLPRGVQVEVGGQAASAAAAQRELLRIALIGAVLVLIVLVIQLRSLRLSLVVLTGAPLAVVGALATLWATGIALDVSSLAGCILLVGLVVKNGILLLEHAQQELQAGVALADALVAAVERRLRPVVMTTLATLAGLLPLAAGVGAGASLQRPLAVAVIGGLLVSPAIAGLAALTRVGPRALDA
- a CDS encoding exo-alpha-sialidase; the protein is MSETPLLVSTRKGLFVIEGRGGAAAITRSLFVGDNVTLALVDRRDGAWYVVLDHGHFGVKLHRSDDGGATFTEIATPAYPPKPEGFVDKDMWGRDREWATKGVWALAPALDADGALWCGTMPGGLFRSDDRGATWRLVEALWNHPTRLKWNGGGADHAAIHSICVDPRDPRAVVIAVSSGGVWRTRDAGATWTAHTRGMKAGYVPPEQAEEPENQDPHCVVQAPSDPTVFWCQHHMGIWRSTDDLASWTQLTAEPSSFGFPVVVHPREPDTAWFVPAHSDQKRTLIDGRVLVNRTRDGGRSFTALREGLPQAHAYDLVFRHALAIADDGDQLAFGSSTGNLWVTDDQGDRWHAVAHHLPPIYAVRYA
- a CDS encoding MoaD/ThiS family protein; its protein translation is MATVVFTPNLARHVACPSVDAAGATVREVLERVFADNPRLRGYVVDEHGAVRKHMAVFVDGQQLVDRAGQSDAVGPASEIYVMQALSGG
- a CDS encoding YjbQ family protein, whose protein sequence is MARRTSFEIATRGRGTHEITRDVAAAIPADAGDALALVFCHHTSASLIVCERADPTVRADLERFMAAVVPDGDPMFEHADEGDDDMPAHVRTILTQTSLTVPIHGGRLDLGTWQGLYLWEHRAAPHRRRVSVTIVG